From Oncorhynchus mykiss isolate Arlee chromosome 6, USDA_OmykA_1.1, whole genome shotgun sequence, the proteins below share one genomic window:
- the LOC110526443 gene encoding inactive serine/threonine-protein kinase VRK3 isoform X2: MLFHFCPQCGTKLQPGFRFCPSCGDKLQCVVDPSGPVEAASSGVSLLHVTDGVTKTANASSPTPSTGQLTGWDTEGLVCATPSPVSTRPPLRRTRNSVPAARNDETPSSIASPPVTASPKRTTDQSHKSVMSPRKRRAVTPKVEQIKKEPSVELASSPGSSPLPRSPSTVKGKAKKAKRACAVEPLQEGEELCDTTGRKWRLVKLLSQSDAEMFYGVLQNGPGANSSDCKHILKLGAKDGKMFNELNFLQRAAKPSSVDKWIKHAKMDFLGIPTCVGFGLHADSYRFLIFSSMGQTLQSFMDEGEGLLSEKVVLQLACRVLDVLEFIHENEYVHADIHAENIYISPAQQIQVYLAGYCHAFRYSPGGRHVEYREGSRTPHEGAIDFISLESHKGAGPSRRSDLQALGYCMLRWYTGALPWTSLTHTPARVAMEKERYMEDVPGLLSHCFGQKKVSSALQVYLSQVMALQYSDQPDYRALRAGLSAALQKLGGSLEQPLDLQMKAIGGR, translated from the exons ATGCTTTTCCACTTCTGTCCCCAGTGTGGCACCAAACTACAGCCTGGATTCCGGTTCTGCCCCTCCTGTGGGGACAAGTTGCAGTGTGTTGTGGACCCCTCTGGACCTGTGGAGGCTGCTTCCTCTGGAGTCTCTCTGCTTCATGTCACTGATGGTGTAACCAAGACTGCTAATGCAAGCAGTCCTACTCCAAGCACAGGACAACTGACTGGCTGGGACACAGAAG GTCTTGTCTGTGCCACCCCCAGTCCAGTGTCGACCCGTCCCCCACTGCGTAGGACCCGTAACTCAGTCCCCGCGGCCCGGAACGATGAAACTCCTAGTAGTATAGCCAGTCCTCCTGTCACTGCCTCCCCGAAACGTACTACAG ATCAAAGCCACAAATCTGTGATGTCTCCACGAAAACGACGTGCTGTCACCCCAAAAGTGGAGCAGATAAAAAAGGAACCGTCTGTGGAGCTGGCCTCCTCACCTGGCTCTTCACCTCTCCCCAGGTCCCCCTCCACAG tcaagGGGAAGGCGAAGAAGGCCAAGCGAGCATGTGCTGTGGAGCCACTGCAGGAAGGGGAGGAGCTTTGTGACACAACTGGCAGGAAATGGAGGCTTGTGAAACTGTTGAGTCAAAGCGATGCAGAGATGTTCTatggag TCCTGCAGAATGGGCCAGGTGCCAATTCCAGTGACTGCAAGCACATCCTCAAACTA GGGGCTAAGGACGGGAagatgtttaatgagctgaaCTTCCTCCAGAGAGCTGCCAAGCCCTCATCTG TGGACAAGTGGATAAAGCACGCCAAAATGGACTTCCTTGGGATTCCTACCTGTGTAGGATTTGGTCTCCATGCAGACtcttacag GTTTTTGATTTTCTCCAGCATGGGCCAAACTCTTCAGTCTTTCATGGATGAGGGGGAGGGGCTCCTGTCTGAGAAAGTGGTCCTTCAGCTGGCCTGCAGAGTA ttGGATGTGTTGGAGTTCATCCATGAAAATGAGTATGTTCACGCAGATATCCATGCTGAAAACATCTACATCAGCCCAGCACAACAAATACAG gTATACCTTGCAGGGTACTGCCATGCTTTCCGGTACTCTCCTGGTGGCCGGCATGTGGAGTACCGTGAGGGCAGCCGAACACCACATGAAGGAGCCATAGATTTTATAAGCCTGGAGTCTCACAAGGGAGCAG GTCCGTCTCGCCGTAGTGACCTGCAGGCTTTGGGCTACTGCATGCTGCGCTGGTACACAGGGGCACTTCCCTGgacctccctcacacacacaccagcccgcgttgccatggagaaggagag ATACATGGAGGACGTTCCAGGTCTCCTGAGTCACTGCTTCGGACAGAAGAAAGTCTCGA GTGCGCTGCAGGTGTACCTGTCTCAGGTGATGGCTCTGCAGTACTCTGACCAGCCGGACTACAGGGCTCTGAGGGCAGGCCTTAGTGCAGCTCTGCAGAAGCTGGGAGGGTCACTGGAGCAACCCCTTGACCTGCAG ATGAAAGCGATCGGAGGAAGATGA
- the LOC110526443 gene encoding inactive serine/threonine-protein kinase VRK3 isoform X1, producing the protein MYICMVKNVTHLVFFGKIRPNKVKEERMLFHFCPQCGTKLQPGFRFCPSCGDKLQCVVDPSGPVEAASSGVSLLHVTDGVTKTANASSPTPSTGQLTGWDTEGLVCATPSPVSTRPPLRRTRNSVPAARNDETPSSIASPPVTASPKRTTDQSHKSVMSPRKRRAVTPKVEQIKKEPSVELASSPGSSPLPRSPSTVKGKAKKAKRACAVEPLQEGEELCDTTGRKWRLVKLLSQSDAEMFYGVLQNGPGANSSDCKHILKLGAKDGKMFNELNFLQRAAKPSSVDKWIKHAKMDFLGIPTCVGFGLHADSYRFLIFSSMGQTLQSFMDEGEGLLSEKVVLQLACRVLDVLEFIHENEYVHADIHAENIYISPAQQIQVYLAGYCHAFRYSPGGRHVEYREGSRTPHEGAIDFISLESHKGAGPSRRSDLQALGYCMLRWYTGALPWTSLTHTPARVAMEKERYMEDVPGLLSHCFGQKKVSSALQVYLSQVMALQYSDQPDYRALRAGLSAALQKLGGSLEQPLDLQMKAIGGR; encoded by the exons atgtatatttgtatggTAAAGAATGTCACCCACCTTGTGTTTTTCGGCAAGATCAGACCAAACAAAGTCAAAGAGGAAAG GATGCTTTTCCACTTCTGTCCCCAGTGTGGCACCAAACTACAGCCTGGATTCCGGTTCTGCCCCTCCTGTGGGGACAAGTTGCAGTGTGTTGTGGACCCCTCTGGACCTGTGGAGGCTGCTTCCTCTGGAGTCTCTCTGCTTCATGTCACTGATGGTGTAACCAAGACTGCTAATGCAAGCAGTCCTACTCCAAGCACAGGACAACTGACTGGCTGGGACACAGAAG GTCTTGTCTGTGCCACCCCCAGTCCAGTGTCGACCCGTCCCCCACTGCGTAGGACCCGTAACTCAGTCCCCGCGGCCCGGAACGATGAAACTCCTAGTAGTATAGCCAGTCCTCCTGTCACTGCCTCCCCGAAACGTACTACAG ATCAAAGCCACAAATCTGTGATGTCTCCACGAAAACGACGTGCTGTCACCCCAAAAGTGGAGCAGATAAAAAAGGAACCGTCTGTGGAGCTGGCCTCCTCACCTGGCTCTTCACCTCTCCCCAGGTCCCCCTCCACAG tcaagGGGAAGGCGAAGAAGGCCAAGCGAGCATGTGCTGTGGAGCCACTGCAGGAAGGGGAGGAGCTTTGTGACACAACTGGCAGGAAATGGAGGCTTGTGAAACTGTTGAGTCAAAGCGATGCAGAGATGTTCTatggag TCCTGCAGAATGGGCCAGGTGCCAATTCCAGTGACTGCAAGCACATCCTCAAACTA GGGGCTAAGGACGGGAagatgtttaatgagctgaaCTTCCTCCAGAGAGCTGCCAAGCCCTCATCTG TGGACAAGTGGATAAAGCACGCCAAAATGGACTTCCTTGGGATTCCTACCTGTGTAGGATTTGGTCTCCATGCAGACtcttacag GTTTTTGATTTTCTCCAGCATGGGCCAAACTCTTCAGTCTTTCATGGATGAGGGGGAGGGGCTCCTGTCTGAGAAAGTGGTCCTTCAGCTGGCCTGCAGAGTA ttGGATGTGTTGGAGTTCATCCATGAAAATGAGTATGTTCACGCAGATATCCATGCTGAAAACATCTACATCAGCCCAGCACAACAAATACAG gTATACCTTGCAGGGTACTGCCATGCTTTCCGGTACTCTCCTGGTGGCCGGCATGTGGAGTACCGTGAGGGCAGCCGAACACCACATGAAGGAGCCATAGATTTTATAAGCCTGGAGTCTCACAAGGGAGCAG GTCCGTCTCGCCGTAGTGACCTGCAGGCTTTGGGCTACTGCATGCTGCGCTGGTACACAGGGGCACTTCCCTGgacctccctcacacacacaccagcccgcgttgccatggagaaggagag ATACATGGAGGACGTTCCAGGTCTCCTGAGTCACTGCTTCGGACAGAAGAAAGTCTCGA GTGCGCTGCAGGTGTACCTGTCTCAGGTGATGGCTCTGCAGTACTCTGACCAGCCGGACTACAGGGCTCTGAGGGCAGGCCTTAGTGCAGCTCTGCAGAAGCTGGGAGGGTCACTGGAGCAACCCCTTGACCTGCAG ATGAAAGCGATCGGAGGAAGATGA